A single region of the Bacillota bacterium genome encodes:
- a CDS encoding KOW domain-containing RNA-binding protein produces MERADLRFSPGQLVISRAGRDRGRAYLVVAVDTRWVWVADGTVRDVRRPKKKNPRHLAPTGRVAEELAQLPPGAREWSNRRVREAVARLLGDGAVPKGAAPDPPGAT; encoded by the coding sequence ATGGAGCGAGCCGACCTGCGCTTCAGCCCGGGGCAGCTGGTCATCTCCAGGGCGGGGCGCGACCGCGGAAGGGCCTACCTGGTGGTGGCCGTCGACACTCGCTGGGTCTGGGTGGCCGACGGGACGGTGCGGGACGTCCGCCGGCCCAAGAAGAAGAACCCGCGCCACCTCGCCCCCACCGGACGCGTGGCGGAGGAGCTGGCCCAGCTCCCCCCAGGCGCCCGCGAATGGTCCAACCGGCGCGTGCGGGAGGCCGTCGCCCGCCTGCTCGGCGACGGCGCGGTGCCGAAGGGGGCGGCGCCGGATCCCCCCGGGGCGACCTGA
- the rpmJ gene encoding 50S ribosomal protein L36 produces MKVRPSVRKICDKCKIIRRHGTVMVICENPKHKQRQG; encoded by the coding sequence ATGAAGGTGCGGCCGTCCGTGCGCAAGATCTGCGACAAGTGCAAGATCATCCGGCGTCACGGCACCGTGATGGTGATCTGCGAAAACCCCAAACACAAGCAGCGCCAGGGATAG
- the infA gene encoding translation initiation factor IF-1: protein MPKEEAIEVEGRVVEPLPNGMFRVELDNGHRVLAHVSGKIRMHFIRILPGDRVTLELSPYDLTRGRITYRHRS, encoded by the coding sequence TTGCCGAAGGAGGAGGCCATCGAGGTCGAGGGACGCGTGGTCGAACCGCTGCCCAACGGCATGTTCCGGGTCGAGCTGGACAACGGCCACCGCGTGCTGGCCCACGTTTCGGGGAAGATCCGCATGCACTTCATCCGGATCCTGCCCGGCGACCGGGTGACGCTGGAGCTCTCGCCCTACGACCTGACGCGCGGGCGGATCACCTACCGCCACCGGAGCTGA
- the rplO gene encoding 50S ribosomal protein L15, with the protein MAGIHELHPGQKRKPPKRVGRGPGSGHGKTSTRGTKGQKARTGGAKGAGFEGGQMPLQRRLPRRGFNNARFRKEYATVNVGALNVFEAGSEVTPELLRQRRLVRKLLDGVKILGDGELEQALTVRAHAFSQTARAKIEAAGGKAEVI; encoded by the coding sequence ATGGCGGGAATCCACGAACTCCACCCGGGCCAGAAGAGGAAGCCGCCCAAGCGCGTGGGTCGCGGCCCCGGCTCGGGACATGGCAAGACGTCGACGCGGGGGACCAAGGGGCAGAAGGCCCGGACGGGAGGCGCCAAGGGCGCCGGCTTCGAGGGCGGCCAGATGCCGCTGCAGCGGCGGCTGCCACGGCGCGGTTTCAACAACGCCCGCTTCCGGAAGGAGTATGCGACCGTCAACGTGGGCGCCCTCAACGTCTTCGAGGCGGGCAGCGAGGTGACGCCGGAGCTGCTGCGCCAGCGCCGCCTGGTCCGCAAGCTCCTGGACGGGGTGAAGATCCTGGGGGACGGCGAGCTGGAGCAGGCGCTCACCGTCCGTGCCCACGCCTTCAGCCAGACCGCGCGGGCCAAGATCGAGGCGGCCGGCGGCAAGGCTGAGGTGATCTAG
- a CDS encoding adenylate kinase: MQLVFLGPPGAGKGTQAAILARELGIPQISTGDMFRAAVRDQTPLGREAQRYMEAGQLVPDEVTIGIVEERLRADDCREGFILDGFPRTVAQAEALDRILAAAGRPLERAVEFVIGEEEVVRRLAGRRTCPRCGAVYNVYTQPPQREGRCDRCGEPLVQREDDREETVRARLAVYRRQTAPLVDFYEAGGRLVRIDASRAPGEVTAALKEALGLA, translated from the coding sequence GTGCAGCTGGTCTTCCTCGGCCCGCCCGGCGCGGGCAAGGGTACCCAGGCGGCCATCCTCGCCCGGGAGCTGGGTATCCCGCAGATCAGCACGGGCGACATGTTCCGGGCGGCCGTGCGCGACCAGACGCCGCTGGGCCGGGAGGCGCAGCGCTACATGGAGGCCGGCCAGCTGGTCCCCGACGAGGTGACCATCGGGATCGTGGAGGAGCGCCTGCGCGCGGACGACTGCCGCGAGGGCTTCATCCTGGACGGCTTCCCGCGCACGGTGGCCCAGGCCGAGGCGCTGGACCGGATCCTGGCGGCGGCGGGGCGCCCGCTGGAGCGGGCGGTGGAGTTCGTCATCGGCGAGGAAGAGGTGGTGCGCAGGTTGGCGGGGCGGCGGACCTGCCCGCGCTGCGGCGCGGTCTACAATGTCTATACGCAGCCGCCCCAGCGGGAGGGCCGTTGCGACCGCTGCGGCGAGCCGCTCGTCCAGCGGGAGGATGACCGCGAGGAGACCGTGCGGGCGCGCCTGGCCGTCTACCGGCGGCAGACCGCCCCCCTGGTCGACTTCTACGAGGCAGGCGGGCGCCTGGTGCGCATCGACGCCTCGCGGGCGCCCGGCGAGGTGACCGCCGCCCTGAAAGAGGCTCTGGGTCTGGCATGA
- the secY gene encoding preprotein translocase subunit SecY produces MAQTLRQSFRLADLRRRILFTAAMLVVFRLGAHIPIPGIDPTKIEQLLTSGTLFGFLDVVSGGALRNLSIFAMSIIPYINASIILQLLTLVIPRLEEWAKEGAEGQRKIAQWTRYGTAILGLVQATGTAVLLSREGAFLRPGFASAAVAVIGLTAGTLFLMWLGELITDRGIGNGISLLIFAGILSRLPGGVNTVYQYLHGGVANIFNVIVMVVLGLAVIALVVVVQQAARRIPVQYAKRVVGRRMYGGQATHIPLRVNQAGVIPVIFAAAVLSLPATLATFFPVFTAVNNWLMGGIYPVLYALLIIGFTFFYTVIVFNPVDVADNIRKYGGFIPGIRPGRPTTDYLTRILNRVTFAGAIFLALVAVLPFFFGRLVGIPNLNFGGTALLIVVGVALESMKQIESQMLMRHYEGFLR; encoded by the coding sequence ATCGCCCAGACGCTGCGCCAGTCTTTCCGCCTGGCCGACCTGCGGCGGCGCATCCTCTTTACGGCCGCCATGCTGGTCGTCTTCCGGCTGGGGGCGCACATCCCCATCCCCGGCATCGACCCGACCAAGATCGAGCAGCTGCTGACGTCGGGAACGCTCTTCGGCTTTCTGGACGTGGTCTCGGGCGGCGCGCTGCGCAACCTCTCGATCTTCGCCATGTCCATCATCCCGTACATCAACGCGTCGATCATCCTCCAGCTGCTCACGCTGGTCATCCCGAGGCTGGAGGAGTGGGCGAAGGAGGGGGCCGAGGGCCAGCGCAAGATCGCGCAGTGGACGCGCTACGGGACGGCCATCCTGGGGCTGGTGCAGGCCACGGGCACGGCGGTGCTCCTCAGCCGCGAGGGAGCCTTCCTCCGCCCCGGCTTCGCCAGCGCCGCGGTGGCGGTGATCGGGCTGACCGCCGGGACCCTCTTCCTGATGTGGCTGGGGGAGCTGATCACGGACAGGGGCATCGGCAACGGCATCTCGTTGCTCATCTTCGCCGGGATCCTCTCCCGCCTGCCGGGAGGGGTGAACACCGTCTACCAGTATCTGCACGGCGGCGTGGCCAACATCTTCAACGTGATCGTGATGGTCGTCCTCGGGCTGGCGGTCATCGCGCTGGTGGTCGTCGTCCAGCAGGCGGCGCGGCGCATCCCGGTCCAGTACGCCAAGCGGGTGGTGGGCCGGCGGATGTACGGCGGCCAGGCCACCCACATCCCGCTGCGCGTCAACCAGGCGGGCGTCATCCCGGTGATCTTCGCCGCCGCGGTGCTCTCTTTGCCGGCGACGCTGGCCACCTTCTTCCCGGTCTTCACCGCCGTCAACAACTGGCTGATGGGCGGCATCTACCCGGTGCTCTACGCCCTCCTGATCATCGGCTTCACCTTCTTCTACACGGTGATCGTCTTCAATCCGGTGGACGTGGCCGACAACATCCGGAAGTACGGCGGCTTCATCCCGGGCATCCGGCCCGGCCGCCCCACAACCGACTATCTGACCCGGATCCTGAACCGGGTGACCTTCGCGGGCGCCATCTTCCTGGCGCTGGTGGCGGTGCTGCCCTTCTTCTTCGGGCGGCTGGTGGGCATTCCGAACCTGAATTTCGGCGGGACGGCCCTTCTCATCGTGGTGGGCGTCGCTCTGGAGAGCATGAAGCAGATCGAGTCCCAGATGCTGATGCGCCACTACGAAGGCTTCCTGCGCTAG
- the map gene encoding type I methionyl aminopeptidase: MIILKSPREIRLMREAGRIAAQCLVELEERIRPGVTTGELAAWAEEFIRSHGAIPTFIGYHGYPAAICTSVNDEVVHGIPGPRRLEEGDILSVDVGATYAGYVGDHARTFPVGRVSAEAARLIEVTREALERGIARAVEGGFLGDIAHAVQEHVEANGYSVVREYVGHGVGREMHEDPQVPNYGPAGRGLRLRAGLVIAIEPMVNAGGHRVYTMPDGWTVRTADGSLSAHFEHTVAVTPDGPEVLTLP; this comes from the coding sequence ATGATCATCCTCAAGTCGCCGCGGGAGATCCGCCTGATGCGGGAAGCGGGCCGGATCGCGGCGCAGTGCCTGGTAGAGCTGGAGGAGCGGATCCGCCCGGGGGTGACGACCGGCGAGCTGGCCGCCTGGGCGGAGGAGTTCATCCGTTCGCACGGCGCCATACCCACCTTCATCGGCTATCATGGCTACCCGGCCGCCATCTGCACCTCCGTCAACGACGAGGTGGTCCACGGCATCCCCGGGCCGAGACGGCTGGAGGAGGGCGACATCCTCTCCGTCGACGTGGGCGCCACCTACGCGGGGTACGTGGGCGACCACGCGCGCACCTTCCCCGTGGGGCGGGTGAGCGCCGAGGCGGCCCGCCTGATCGAGGTGACGCGCGAGGCGCTGGAGCGCGGCATCGCGCGGGCCGTGGAGGGCGGCTTCCTGGGCGACATCGCGCACGCCGTCCAGGAGCATGTGGAGGCCAACGGCTACTCGGTGGTGCGCGAGTACGTGGGCCACGGCGTGGGGCGCGAGATGCACGAGGACCCGCAGGTGCCCAACTACGGTCCGGCCGGGAGGGGGCTGCGCCTCCGCGCGGGCCTGGTCATCGCCATCGAGCCCATGGTGAACGCAGGTGGCCATCGGGTATATACGATGCCGGACGGGTGGACGGTGCGCACGGCGGACGGCAGCCTCTCGGCGCACTTCGAGCATACGGTGGCCGTCACGCCGGACGGCCCCGAGGTGCTGACGCTGCCATAG
- the rpsM gene encoding 30S ribosomal protein S13, whose protein sequence is MARIAGVDLPREKRIEAALPYIYGIGWSRSREILARTGINPDTRVRDLTEDEVSRLREVVEREYKVEGDLRAEEQRNIRRLIDIGCYRGLRHRRGLPVRGQRTKTNARTRKGPRRTVGVRRKK, encoded by the coding sequence ATGGCGAGGATCGCAGGGGTCGACCTGCCCAGGGAGAAGCGGATCGAGGCCGCCCTACCTTACATCTATGGCATCGGCTGGAGCCGCTCGCGGGAGATCCTGGCCCGGACGGGCATCAACCCGGATACGCGCGTGCGGGATCTGACCGAGGACGAGGTCTCGCGCCTGCGCGAGGTGGTGGAGCGCGAGTACAAGGTCGAGGGCGACCTGCGGGCCGAGGAGCAGCGCAACATCCGCCGCCTCATCGACATCGGCTGCTACCGCGGCCTCCGTCACCGCCGAGGCCTCCCCGTCCGCGGCCAGAGGACCAAGACCAACGCCCGGACGAGAAAGGGGCCGCGGCGGACGGTGGGCGTCCGCCGCAAGAAGTAG